The genomic DNA gctaGTTGACATCAACGTACGGTCAATTAAAAAACTAGggattttatagtttaaatctAACTATCTAAAGTGTCGTACATATTTGAGACTTCGAGTAACATCAACGCGGGAGAATAAACGCAGGCGGATAAAGGTGTGAAACGGTTGAAATTTCAACAATTTTTGTTGATGGCTAAGACCATCTTAGTAAGACGTCTAAACGAGTACTCCATTTCGTTTTCTATCTAGTTTTAATAAACTTGATCTCTATTGTATGTAACCAAgagtttttttaagtttcaattttataaaatcttgatATGTAcaatttggttttaaatatttttcagcttacaaaattttaatccTTTTTAGCGGTATGAACACCAATCCACAAAACGTGAACAATTGCAGCCACGACCGCACCAACTTAAACGCTTAATTAGTATTTgtcaaatatataactaaaggGAAGTAGTTTATTTGAAAAACGTCTCATTCAATGGTTGGTAGAGAGATAGTTCTAAAAGACCACATTACTTCTCTATCACACACAGTGTAGAAAGTGAAAACTTATGCAACACTTCaggtagagagagaaagacagtGATAGCTTAGTTATAATTAAAGACCCCCAAAATCCAAATAGAATCTTCCCTTAATaaagtattaaacaaaaaaaattacaacaaattataataaaaagcACAATTCCTTTTGCATCACGAGAGCTTTTTGTCTCTGTTTACATTTATGtgcctatatatatgtgtatatataagcCTAGAGAATCCGCCATAATCGGAACACTCGAAGTCTTTAGTGTTCTCAACATAAACAactaaaacaagacaaaacgcttttgtctctttctccAAATCTACGAGGAAccaagagaagacaaaaaaaaaatcgaatattcTTACAAAGgttgcatatatataagaagaagattcaagtAAGTTTCTTTCAGTACATAGAACAATGTATATTTCTGATTTTCGGTCTTCAGTATGTTACAAAATcgcatatatataatcacaaaTGTACTCACTTTCGTTCACGAGAGGTCGAGAACAActatgttttcatattattacattttaatttttttctccttggaaacttaattatttgacgtatgtatatatgttcataCTTTTTCCATTGAATATaatgaaagaatgggaagattAAAAGATATGGGGCgtataattaataaaagttcATTTAACGACTGTGGAAAGTGAATTACTACTTTGAAACCATGCATAAAagtaattacttttgtttttgtcgactaagtaattttgtttttagtatcATTTTATGTGTATAAAGTTTGATTCAATGGAATAATTATGAGTAATCAAAGTatcaaatgtaatttttttcataatgaAATGGATCAAATATACTTTAATCATAATTacttacatttttattatagGCATACTTGAATTCTTAATTTCACATCAGTTCCATTCATGTCTTTCTATGTACCGATGATAAAGTATGTGTTACAAATTGCAATATTGcagaacatatataaataaataaatcaaaatggaGAGTCTCTCGCACATTCCTCCCGGTTATCGATTCCATCCGACGGATGAAGAACTTGTTGACTATTATCTCAAGAACAAAGTTGCATTCCCGGGAATGCAAGTTGATGTTATCAAAGATGTCGATCTCTACAAAATCGAGCCATGGGACATCCAAGGTATGTATGCATTCCAACGTTCATCTATTTTGATCTCATTAGTTAAATCATACTATATACcacattaattagtttttgaaaGTCAGATTCTTCTAATTCAAAAATCAAGGTCGTACTATATCTTTaatgaaaatgttgttttttgggctatatatatagagttatgtGGACGAGGGACGGGAGAAGAGAGGGAATGGTATTTCTTTAGCCACAAGGACAAGAAATATCCAACTGGGACACGAACCAATAGAGCAACGGGCTCCGGATTTTGGAAAGCAACAGGTCGAGACAAGGCCATATACTCAAAGCAAGAGCTTGTTGGGATGAGGAAGACTCTTGTGTTTTACAAAGGTAGGGCCCCGAATGGTCAGAAATCCGATTGGATCATGCACGAATACCGTCTTGAGACCGATGAAAATGGACCACCTCATGAGGAAGGATGGGTGGTTTGTCGCGCTTTCAAGAAGAAACTAACCACGATGAATTACAACAATCCAAGAACAATGATGGGATCATCATCAGGCCAAGAATCTAATTGGTTCACGCAGCAGATGGATGTTGCTAATGGTAACTACTACCATCTTCCTGATCTAGAGAGTCCAAGAATGTTTCaaggctcatcatcatcatcattatcatcattacaTCAGAATGACCAAGACCCTTATGGTGTTGTACTAAGCACTATTAACGCAAACCCAACCACAATAATGCAACGGGATGATGGTCATGTTATTACCAATGATGATAATCATATGATCATGATGAACACAAGTACTggtggtcatcatcatcaatcaggATTACTAGTCAATGATGATCATAATGATCAAGTGATGGATTGGCAAACgcttgacaagtttgttgcttCTCAGCTAATCATGGgccaa from Camelina sativa cultivar DH55 chromosome 2, Cs, whole genome shotgun sequence includes the following:
- the LOC104756993 gene encoding NAC domain-containing protein 101; its protein translation is MESLSHIPPGYRFHPTDEELVDYYLKNKVAFPGMQVDVIKDVDLYKIEPWDIQELCGRGTGEEREWYFFSHKDKKYPTGTRTNRATGSGFWKATGRDKAIYSKQELVGMRKTLVFYKGRAPNGQKSDWIMHEYRLETDENGPPHEEGWVVCRAFKKKLTTMNYNNPRTMMGSSSGQESNWFTQQMDVANGNYYHLPDLESPRMFQGSSSSSLSSLHQNDQDPYGVVLSTINANPTTIMQRDDGHVITNDDNHMIMMNTSTGGHHHQSGLLVNDDHNDQVMDWQTLDKFVASQLIMGQEEEEVNKDPSDNSSNETFHHLSEEQATMVSMNASSTSSPCSFYSWA